A single window of Thermococcus sp. DNA harbors:
- a CDS encoding MBL fold metallo-hydrolase, whose protein sequence is MKVIWYGHSCFWVETNGVRLLIDPYPEVDDDKIGEVDYILITHEHVDHYGKVELLSRLRDATVIGPPTVYMMAISDGVTKVREIREGQMIELENGVKVTAMYMEHPSSQYPVGYLIEGDKSLFHAGDTYSTPHLQKLRGKVDVLLVPISGRSTANEREAAQIVEDVRPHLVIPMHYGTYGDGDPEKLREELQKKRIWTLVKPLELYEELIL, encoded by the coding sequence ATGAAGGTGATATGGTATGGACACTCATGCTTCTGGGTCGAGACCAATGGCGTGAGACTGCTCATCGACCCGTATCCGGAGGTTGATGACGACAAGATAGGTGAGGTGGATTACATTCTAATAACCCACGAGCACGTCGACCACTACGGGAAGGTTGAACTCCTCTCCCGTCTCAGAGACGCAACCGTCATAGGGCCCCCAACCGTTTACATGATGGCAATAAGTGACGGAGTAACCAAAGTCAGGGAGATACGAGAGGGACAGATGATAGAGCTTGAGAACGGTGTTAAAGTCACCGCGATGTACATGGAGCACCCCTCAAGCCAGTACCCAGTTGGCTACCTCATAGAGGGGGACAAGAGTCTCTTCCACGCGGGGGACACCTACTCAACGCCGCACCTCCAGAAGCTCCGCGGAAAGGTTGACGTCCTCCTCGTGCCCATAAGCGGTCGCTCGACGGCAAACGAACGCGAGGCAGCACAGATAGTCGAGGACGTAAGACCCCATCTAGTCATCCCGATGCACTACGGGACCTACGGCGATGGAGATCCCGAGAAGCTCAGGGAGGAACTCCAGAAGAAGCGCATCTGGACCCTCGTCAAACCCCTAGAACTCTATGAGGAGCTGATCCTTTAG
- the radB gene encoding DNA repair and recombination protein RadB — protein sequence MLSTGIKSLDELLGGGIAEGVLTQVYGSFATGKTTLAIQIGLLSGMKVAYVDTEGGFSPERLSQMAEMRGLNSEEALQRFILFAPGDFKEQRRVIGSLKKVVDKTFSLVIVDSLTAHYRAEEQRRNLTKELAKQLQVLLWIARRNEVPVLVINQVHFDSRAGRMKPVAEHTFNYRTKDILRLEKLSTPGLRVAVLERHRFKPEGGMIFFRITKKGIEEAIETKQENRKENL from the coding sequence ATGCTTTCAACCGGGATAAAATCACTCGACGAGCTTCTCGGTGGGGGAATTGCCGAAGGTGTGCTGACCCAGGTATACGGGAGCTTCGCAACCGGGAAAACAACTCTGGCGATTCAAATCGGCCTTCTGAGTGGAATGAAGGTTGCCTACGTCGATACCGAAGGCGGCTTCTCCCCGGAGAGGCTGAGCCAGATGGCAGAGATGAGGGGGCTAAATTCCGAGGAGGCCCTTCAGCGTTTCATCCTCTTTGCCCCTGGGGACTTCAAGGAGCAGAGACGCGTCATAGGCTCGCTCAAGAAGGTGGTTGATAAGACGTTTTCCCTCGTCATTGTGGACTCCCTAACGGCCCATTACAGAGCAGAGGAGCAGAGGAGGAATCTCACAAAAGAGCTGGCCAAACAGCTCCAGGTTCTACTCTGGATAGCTAGGAGGAACGAGGTTCCCGTCTTAGTAATCAACCAGGTGCACTTCGACAGCAGAGCCGGAAGGATGAAGCCCGTCGCGGAGCACACATTCAACTACAGGACGAAGGACATCCTCAGGCTGGAGAAGCTCTCAACTCCGGGATTGAGGGTTGCAGTTCTTGAAAGGCACCGCTTCAAGCCCGAGGGAGGGATGATCTTCTTTAGGATAACGAAGAAGGGGATAGAGGAAGCCATCGAAACCAAGCAAGAAAACAGAAAAGAAAACCTCTAA